In the Zingiber officinale cultivar Zhangliang chromosome 5A, Zo_v1.1, whole genome shotgun sequence genome, ATAGAGGCCACTGAACCCTAGTTCTGCGAAAAGAGATGGCGGATGCCGGCGGCGATCCGTCTTCCGGCGGGAGCTCGGGAGGGAAAGTTGTGTCTTTGAAGGATCAGGGGAACGATTTCTTCAAATCTGGTAACTACTTAAAGGCGGCCGCCCTCTATACGCAGGCCATCAAGTTGGAACCAGACAATCCTACCCTTTACAGGTTCGGTGTCGTTCTTAACTCTCAACCGTTCTTGTCTTTTATCTTATGCGAGAAAGGAGGTAGATTTGTGTGACTGCATCTCTCTATGTTTCTTGTTTGGGAGATAGATTGCTGCATGGAAGCTAAATATTGTAAAAGATAGTATCGTGCATCTGTCTGAAAATTGCTTTTATGTATCTTGGCAAAGCTTTGCAAATCGTAACTAACTATTTTCGCTCAGCCGCATGCACCTTGTCATCCATTGAACTCCGTGCTGGACTATCACTCGTACCGCCATTGTCATTCTAGGGCAGCTACATGGGTCGTGCCCCAACATTGAAGTCTATGCAATACAATATCATAAGTATTGACAATGGGGTCAACCCTGGTTGTTCGGTGATCAGCTGTAAAGTAGATGGCATCAAAGAAAACTTTAATATTGACCTTACTTAACCTAATATTTTTACACATGCCtcaataattaaaaaaagaatTGTGTTCCTGAAATCAAATTGTTGAGACTTGCAACTTGTGTCattaattctataaaattttgtTTCACGTTGTTTGTAAAAAAGTCTCTGTCTACTTTGAGTTTGCTCTGTAGATTCTTTGTAGTTATTTCAATCTGCTATTGTTGTCTTGTAGTAATCGTGCTGCAGCATTTCTCCATTTGGTCAAGCTTAGTAAAGCACTTGCTGATGCTGAGATGACCATCACTCTTAACCCCCAATGGGAGAAGGTTGTCATCCATATGTTATTGAgcacatttcttttcataacacGTAAAATAACTTTCTCTTTGTAGGTAAAGTTAACTGCCATTTGATGCTCTTTTAGGGTTATTTCAGGAAAGGATGTGCTTTAGAGGCAATGGAGCGATTTGATGATGTAAGTGTACTAAattgtttgtttttctttccttaaTGATGGGACATCAAGGATATACAGTCACTCTTCCTGTAGCTTGAAGCTGTCTTTTAAACCACCCTAATCTTAGACCTATTGCTTGCAAATGTAGATGTATCAACTAAGATCCCTTATTACAGTATCCATATATTGATAAGTTTCTTTATCAATTCAATGCTCTGCTTAAATCATGTCTTTCTCAACTTATTAGATAGTAGATACAAAATCTTAGGAGatcttttttgttttgtttatccTCTTTTTTCTGCTGTTGTTGTTATGAGTTGTTATTCTTTTATATTTGCATCATCTTCATTCTGTAATTTGCAGGCAATAGCTGCCTTTCAGGTGGCTCTGCAACACAATCCCCAGAACATGGAAATatcaaagaaaataaagagaCTCACACAATTAGCTAGAGAAAATAAGCGGGTATTGGAAGTTCAAAATATCCATTCTAGTGTTAACATGACCAAGTTTCTGGAACCCCTGAAACCTGAATTTGTAAGTTCATgacacttatttttattttttgtttgtttttctttaaaattaaatggCATCAATATATTTGTTTTAAGATTCATTGGTTATCTTGTACCGACTTCTTTTGTTTGTGTCTGTCTGTTTTTCCTCCTGCTTTTTCCAAATTGCTCTTCTAGCATTAAATGCAAAATGTGTATTTGCATCACTATGAAATGAGGAATGCAATATTCAAGATGTACCAAAGTATCACCCATATGCAAATCTTTATGGTTGCATGGTTCTGGAAAAACATATAATAATGTAACTTGAAGATATTTTATGTTTTATATTGATTCTATATTTTTGTTGAAATTGATatgtcatttttatttttttttcatacatTAGAAAAATTGAACATATTTGCTAAATTGGTGCTGGTATGGGGACAAATTAACAAAGATATGATTTATCTGCTGAATCAGATTAGCTAAGAACTATGCTCAGTAGAAGGGGAGATATGTGAAAACatggaaaaagaaaacataaaagcaaatttgaaaaattagatCTTGGGAAGAAATTGATTTTCACAATTTTCTAATGCATTCTGGATGCTCTTTCTTCTGCTAGTTGAATCTAAAATGTAGATCCATATTGTTTTTAGTCTGCAGCGTTCCCAATTGAGGGTGTATGGAAAGATATCTTCTCTTTCCTAGTTGAAGTAATGGATTCAGCAATTAAGGGATGGCATGAAACTGGTAGGGTGGATCCTAGGGTCAATTTCCTTCTTGATAAGCAGAAGAGTCAGACTGATAAGTATGCTCCGGTTGTCAATATTGATAAGGTAATTTATATTTTGGTATTTACTTGCTCTTTATTTGGTCCAGCAATTACTTATTACTAGTTTGAATACTGATGTTTACTTTGCTTTGTCAGGCCTTTGAATCTCCTGACACACATAGCAGTTGTTTCTCATTTTTGAGGCAGTATGCAGAGGATTCCTTCTCTAGGGCTGCTTGCGTGATTGCACCAAAGAGTATTATGTCCTATCCACAAGTATGAATTCCTCATATTTGAGGCAGCATGCTGAGGGCCTTTataattactattattattattattttatttatataatcaggCTGAGTCCTATTAAGCATCAAAATATTCTTTGTAGGTCTGGAAAGGGCAAGGTTCTAGGAAATGGAAGCTTGGCCAAAATGATGGCTTCTTTGTGCAGTTTGAGTCACCTCTTCTGCGCAAATTATGGTTTGTTCCTAGTTCTACCGAGGGAAGCCAAACTTTGTGCAGGTAACTAAATATATGTGGAAAGCTTACTAAAATGTTGGTCTTCTTGGATTTTAAAACCAAAAACTGAGATTAGATTTGGGCTCTCCATGCTCCTATGAACTCCTTTCAGGACTTGAAATCAACGCAAGTTGTTTTATACCAAAACAACTTATTGACCTTCCTTAGATTTATACGCTTCATGTTCCTATAAATACATTTTAGGTCTTAGATGGTGAATGTGAGGTGTTTTGAGTCATCAAGTAATTTTAGCTTAATTTCTGATTACTTTTGGTACACATCTACTTGATAACCCTCTACAACTTTGAATCACAAACTAAGATCAAATTTGAGCTCCCGTTACTCCCTGAAACACATATCAGGTATTAAATGGCCAATTTGATGTCTTGAGTTAAAACACTTTGTTAAACCAAAACAAGGTGTATTATTTAAGATTTTGAGTAGTTTTCCATGCTAACTTAAAAGAAAATTCGTAAACTACAATTATATATCATTTGGTTAAAGTTCAAAATATAAGTTGTTTGGGCAGAATCCAAAACCTTGTCTGAAACTGGAGAAACTTGAAGGCACACACAATCCTCAAGGTTTTCCTCATAATATCTGTTAGTTTCTGTGTTTTTTTTGTTAGTTTACAATATGGCCAGAATGGGTCTTCTCAAGGTAATTGTGTTGTAACGTAAGATTGACATATGTGGTATGCAGTCTATGGGCATTTCAGTGTGCCAAGGGAAAATAAATTAGTACTACTGTGTTTGGAAAATTGCATACATCTTTTTGAGGAATTGCTTTTGATGTTTTAATGATAAAGCCTTGCATGATTATATCCTGAACTTAAATTCCCTTGCCTTGTACTCATGCTGGTCTATGGTGATTTGATATTGCTTAATAAACAGTCATTGGTGTTCATTTTTACATTGCTGATTTTTCCAAGACTGGTTCTTACTACAATTGTACGCTTGTTATAGTCTTCATCACTTTTTGTTCGGCAAATGTTTTCTTATTGCAAATACAACAGCTAAAAATCTAGTTGACATTTTAGGAATCCAGAGGTTTTGGATATCAGTGCTCATGAAGTGCTTCCTCGCATTTTCAAAGAGTCCAATCAAGACGTTTTGTAAAGAAGCATCTACCTTTTAGGTCTCATGCTGTTGTGATGACGGTATCTCTCTGCTTTTCATTGTGTGGATTGGGACAAACTTGATTGCAGATTAGTGCGCAACTTTTTGGTACCTCAATTTTGCCAACGAACTACTCGAAAGATTTGTGACCTTTTGTTGTATTATCGATGTCTCATGCGTGTGTACAATTTCGTCACATTTCATTACATTTTCAACTAAACATGCATGTTTTTTTAATACTATGATCGTTTATATCATTTATGCAAAATAGTTACAGGAGCTGCAGATTTTGTATCTTTTCCAAAATAATTTCATTAATATCAAAATCCCCCTATTTGTTTTTTTACCTTTTTTTCCCTAGgggttaaatatttatttatccaTCTAAGTAACTCTTTTGTTAATAAAAAGAGCATTTtaacaataaataataaaaattagtgatattaataaaatgttaaatttgacataaatcttatttctcaacAGACTTGATGATGGTTCCGTTCGATTCCAATGAATGATGTTATCAATTACGATGAAGGATCACATAAATCGATAGTATGTGTAACTATAGATTTTTCCTACTACTTTGTATATTTATTGTCCGATTCCAGCTTCATGTATCAttgtttgttttatttatatATGGACGGCAGGTCCACAGCAATTCAGTCAGTAGTGCTGATATATATCCGAATCATATATAGAAAGCAGTTTATTCaagaattcattttttttaaaaaaaaatatccattAAAAATACCAGTAGATGCAACAATGAAAACCAATAGATGCAACAATGAAATCTGAATATTAGTGTTTTTCATGAATCAATGTGTATAAAACCAATAGATGCAACAATGAAAAGACATACCTCTTCATTTAATTAACTATCAAAGTTAGTTGTAGATTAAATCATCCAAGACATATTGGTTCAATTCAAACCCTCACATATATTACACAATCCTCCACTAGATTGTAATATTTCTTCTACACTTATTATAATAGATTAATATATATAAGAAGGTAGTCCTTTCAGGATGAACAGTTGACTAACACATAGTGGTGTTACCACCATAAAGTCTGGGGGGTTAAATCCTGGTTAGTAGTCGGGTGTCTACCCTTCCTCATGCGCTATTTAACTGTCCAAagttagtagtcatccgtgatttaccttttCCATATTGACCTGGAGATAGGCTGGCGAAGGAATTGCGGGCGAGCGAATCATTTTTTCTACCATATTTATAAGAATGTATCTTTTAAGTTTTAACCTTCAATTAGTGAAATACTTTGCAAGACGATAGTGTATGATCATTTGCACGTgagaagaggggggggggggggtaggcATTTTGGAACTTTTCGACGGATAATCCATTaacaatagaaaaaataatacaaataaagaaagtataACAGCCCTACATTATCTTAAgtgataaataatttaattaaacagTTACCCAACACGGAGACGGAGAAATGATCGAGTTTGGGTGTTGTTGTTGGTCAATCTGTAATAGTCAGGTGTAGCAACATCGTAAAACAATAGTAGCATAGAGTTGGAGTAGCTGGAAGGTAGAAGAATCACATAGAAAAGTTATGTAGAACCTCTTAGCCGAACTTGTCTTTTATACAATGTTAAAGACACCTCTAACAACCCAAGGTGCTTCCAACAACGCTTATCTGATCTGTGGACTTCGACCTTTATCAACTCTAAGGCACCTCTATCAACTCTAAGGCGCTTTCATTGCATTCCGAAGCACCTCCAATAAGCTTCGAGGCATCTTCTTGAAGCAAAACTTCATCTTCAAACTATATATGTGCAAGGGCGCCTCCAGCCTACTCAGAGTGCCTCCATCAACTCAACTGAGGCGCCTTctagcactcgaggcgcctcctagcactcgaggcgcctctaGCATTATTTATCTGATGTGAATTTTTACAAACTAACTCCTGCAAAAACGAGTTAGCTAGTAACAAAAATACCTTGTAAAATAGAGCAAgcacataataaaataaaattaatttataaattagacCATGTCTTACCAAGACCAAAATCTAATCttggtctcaacttagactttcaaaatggatctaagttggattagTGCCTATATCCCAACTGGAGCTTATCCTCATTGAATCTCTCCCCTTTAGTTGTTTACCTGACCTTACCTGCTGGGGTGCTGGGGTTAGGAGCTAATTGCTTCAGAAGCTGAGGCACAATTTAAGGCGGTGGCAGGCCTAGTTTGACTGCTCGACGTGTTTCACGAGCAAGCTGATAACAATCTTGTATCGTGGGTCTTAGACCGATGGTAAGTGCAAAATTGAGGTACCGACTAGAGGGGTTCGGTAAAAAAGGTTCAAACGGCCTTGATGTGTTGTACCGCTCTTGCTTCCCAAACTGATAGAGGATTTAGTTGAGGGACTCTAGGTCGTACTAGAGGTGGTGGTGGTTTCTGATTAGCTTGGCCTATTAGAGCTGGGacagtcaccttcttcttccggGTTGCTTGGGCTTCCTCTACATTAATGTATTTGACCATCTTCCCCAACAGGTTGTCGAAGTCTTTTGTGGTCTTTCTGACAAGAGCTTGGAAGAATTCTCTTTCTGAAAGGCCTTGAGAAAAgacatttattaatatttttgaaGCGACGAATGGAACATTTAGCGTCACTTGGTTGAAATGCTTGATGTATGCTCGCATGGATTCCAGGACCACTTGCTTGAGTGTGAAAAGACTTAGGCTGCTCTTTTGATATCTCCTTCTACTAGCAAAGTGGTGCAGAAAGGCTTTTCTGAATTCCTTAAAATAAGCAATAAATCCAACTGGCAGTCGGTCGAACTATCTCTGTGTCGAACCTGAGAGAGTGTTAGAAACACTTGGCTTTTTATTGCATCATTATACTAGTGCAGTAGAGCGTCGTTCTTGAATCTTCGGAGGTGATCTTCAAGATCGGTGTTGCCTCCATACTCCCAATCAATAAGGTCAGAAATACTTAAGCAACTTTTCATCTAATACCTTTTGAGAGAAAGGTAGGCTGGATTGTTCAGACGATTCTCGAGTGACATGAGCCTTTCCTCTCTTCGGGGGTGAATTTTCAGCCGAAGAGGCTTGCAACCGCTCAATTTTAGTGTAGCCCGCCCCAAGCACTCGAAAAAATGCTCAAGGAAACTCAAACGACTGTTTCTGCTTGGATCTTCTCTTTAACACAAGAAACTCCTCTACCGAGGCTACAAGTTCTCGGAGCGAGTGAGAATCCGTGACTCGTTCTTGGGGTAGTGCTTGTGTCTTGACATTCCTAAATAGCTCGTACTCCTCCGGTATCATAGCAAAGTTGATTTTACTGGCTGCGTCCATCCTTACGTTTCGAAATAGGTGAGTGTGTTTCCCACAgatggtgccaaatttgatcctttAGGGAAGCTGAGTAGATGAACGGCTAGTGAGAAGTCAGGGATGTTGACAGAGGAAGGACCTGGAGTTGGAAGCCGCGGACGAGTCCACACCACAAAGAGAGCAAACAAGAACGTTAGAGCGAGAACCAGTAACTAAGGGGTTCCTGGTGCAGGCATTTAGATGCTCAAGTCACCGTAGCCCCTGCCAAAAAATGAAGAAGATAAACAATAGTGTGGATGTGTGTGCGTGCACGTACTTGATCAACGGAGAGGATCCTCCTTTTTATGTCGTttctcataacctccgcaatGGTGAGACATCATAGAATATCTGATGTCAGAATATGTTGGGTAGTGGAGGATGTACAACAGTCTTCCTCTAGGTAGAGGAAGGTTCTGTTGCGTATATATTAGAGTAGTGGAATATTCTCTAGTGAGTAATCATTATTCTCTAACAGGTGATTgtgattctctgacaatgttgtCTTCTAGATGGAGCCCGATCGACTTGGAGCTAACAAAGTTTATGATGAGAGTTGTGCCCATAAAAAGTAAGAATATGAGCTCCGGAGGTCTGACCGACTCTGGGGCCTAATTGAGTTTACGCAGGAAACCATACCCATGAGAAGTTGGGAGTTAAGCCTCAAAAATCCGACCGGCTCTTGGGTCGATCGGGTTTATGCTGGGAACCTTGCCTATAAAAAGTGGGGAGCTGAGCACCAGAGATCATATCAGTTCTTGGGCTGATCGAGTTTATGTTCGGAGCCCTACCCATAAGAAGTGGAGAGTTGTGCCTCATTGAGATCTGATTGGATTTGAGACCGCTCATGTTTATGTTGAGAACCATGTCCATGAGAAATGGAGAGCTAAACTCCGGAGATCCGATCAATTCTTAGGTCGATCGAGTTTATGCTGAGAGTCATGCCCATACGAAATAGAGAGTTGAGTCCCGTTGAAAGTGATCTATTTGGATACTTACACCTTGACTTTAGCTATTACGTTATCTTAATTTTGACTACCACATCGTCTTAATATTCAACCTTACATTATCTTTGTGAATACTCACAGCACTCCGTACCATGCATAATAGATAGATACAAAACAAGGATGCAAATGAAAGCCTCAATCTGGTAAATCTGCAAGTCGATACCGACAGAAGCCATCTCTCACTGACAGTTCCTTTCATCCAAAAACCCTCTTtaattcttctttttcaaattactATATATTATGGCAACTGTGATCTTTGGCAGAGGAGAGTCTCCTGATCCAAGAGCAGATTCTGAACAAACACTACTTCATCTTAATTAGCTAGCTAGCTAGGTGTTCTTAGAACTAGGAAGGGACGATCGATGGCATGCATGCATGCTGCCATGAGGAAGAAGTTGCACCAGAAACCATTTACATGTAACTGCCACTGCATGCATTGTAGGTGTAGCCTAGCTTTTCAGACCCAAAAAGGCGAAAAGAaagaggaacaagaagaagaagagcattaATCAATATCACTGAAgaagttttaaaacttaatcagaGAGGACTTCATGAAGACATTTATGTGTAATTTGATGTGAATTAGTATGATTTGAAGACACTTTAGATGGAATAAGAATGCTTGCTAGCTAGGGACGTGGAGATGCATGAATGGCCTCACACAAAGAGCAATTAATGGCTGCTACTCGAGTGTCTTCAATGCAGGACCACCATTCTCTGCAGAACTCCTTAAATTATGTATGCACTACCAAACTGTTTGAGGATTAACATTATCAAAAAAGAAATGCTCCCTTTCCCCTATATATCTCCTCCTTCCAAGTTCCAACCCTAGAAAATGCAAGAGAACCTTTAGAGGTGCACCATGAGAAGCTCAAGCTGCCAGCATGATCTGAGTACTCCATATATCCTCTCCAGCTCTTGGTTGGATAAGGACATGCAGATCATGTTGAAGCTTCATCTACTGGTGGAGCACcaagtttttttctttttctttttctttttcttcttcctttagcCTAATGATTGATGTGATGGAGGCTTGCAAATGGAAGAAGGCTGAGTTTTAATTTCTCTCTTGCAAAACAAacaatttcatttattttttctatGTTGATTTAGTTTCATTATATTAAATAATATAATGGTGAGTTAACATAATAGTTTCTCGAGTGGTTTTCAGATCTTGGAAGGAATTAAGCTGATCCCTAATCATCTTGCTTGTGGTGCTCAACCCTAGCTAGAAATCATCTGATGTTTGCAGGTTTGTGATTGTGATTTACGTACAGAGCCACTGGATGAATATATAGATCATAAAGCTAATTTCTATGGTTTTAATTACTTCATGGATATTGATATTCAGATGCATTTCTAGGAATATATATCATATATGGATATTGAAGAATGGTATTTATGATCCATTTTCTGTTCTTTTATtgatctcttttctcttttcGTGATGCAATGAAGAGGCTTTTCAATTTTTTGTTTGAAAGTGGATCATTTTGTTTAGTTATAAGCTCAAACAAGTCTATCATATTATTGTGCATAAGATCAATATTATAAGCTAATAGGAAGGTAAGATTGAGGAAAAGTGAATAtttcttgctttttttttttttttttttttttttgataatttagatATTCAGACTTGGTTCTAAAAGTAGCTAGATGGTCTTACCCTCTATTTTATCTATTGGGTAAAAATAAAATCGAAGCACAATTTATGTATATTCTCTTAAATATTCTTTTctattgaaattcaaattttgatataCTTTAACTGTTATTTTATCATTGAAAGTGCATATATGTGTTGTTTGAATGGCAAGCGATCCACTCGTTATTGTTCCTCTTCTTTCTTATTAGAAAGCAAATTGTTCGTCTTCAGTTTAGGAACTTAACACGGACAACGTCTCGGATCACACGTGGCACGCGCCCTCATGCTCTCACGTGCTCCGTCTTCATGCATGAGTAACTACGTTCtttttataaagttttatttCGGAGTAGGGGGTGAGTTGATTAATATggagaaaattatattttcagtcttgtaatctatattttttttaattttagtcctgttatgagttaatttacgttcttagtcctgtaatttataatattttttaatttcagtcttttttccttcaaaattaaaatttttcaacgaAAAATATCTAATTTGTAGTAGGAATATAAAAAGTACAtgggtcataaaaaatcaaaatccccaaattcaatttacaactcatcattttccgttgaaaaattttaattttagaagaaaaaggactgaaattagaaaatattacaagttaaaggactaaaaatataaattgattCATAACAAgactaaaattgaaaaaagtATAAGTTACCAGactaaaaacttaattttctCATTAATATGGGAGAAAATTTTTATCATAGTTGAGGGAAAAAAAGAGTTTTCTTTTGTTAGTTaattataattttctaatttatcttttcatagaaaattatgaGACTGATTATATAAGATCACTCTCTTTATATAATCTATGACGGACAGTGAGAAA is a window encoding:
- the LOC121982535 gene encoding RNA polymerase II-associated protein 3-like translates to MADAGGDPSSGGSSGGKVVSLKDQGNDFFKSGNYLKAAALYTQAIKLEPDNPTLYSNRAAAFLHLVKLSKALADAEMTITLNPQWEKGYFRKGCALEAMERFDDAIAAFQVALQHNPQNMEISKKIKRLTQLARENKRVLEVQNIHSSVNMTKFLEPLKPEFSAAFPIEGVWKDIFSFLVEVMDSAIKGWHETGRVDPRVNFLLDKQKSQTDKYAPVVNIDKAFESPDTHSSCFSFLRQYAEDSFSRAACVIAPKSIMSYPQVWKGQGSRKWKLGQNDGFFVQFESPLLRKLWFVPSSTEGSQTLCRNPEVLDISAHEVLPRIFKESNQDVL